The nucleotide window CGAGGAAATCTGCCCGCTGGTCAGCCCCGCCGCCTGGCCGGCCTGGAACATCAGCACCAGGGAACTGGTGTAGCCGGTCATCATCGCGATGAACCCGGCGACGATGGCCGAGGGCGAGGTATCGGCCAATGGGCGAAGTGGCGCGGTCGTGACTTCGGTCATGGTGAGAGGGGATCCTTGGATAGATTATGTACCTGTGGGAGCAAGGCTTGCCCGCGATGAAGGGGCCTGGGTTTCAAGGTTCACCACGTCAGCTTCATCGCGGGCAAGCGATGCTCCCACAGTGCCATAGGTGTCACAGATTGAGGGTTTAAGCCTAAACTCAACCCAGTGGGCAATTGCAATACAGCCAAGGCCGCAAACAGCCGTACAGTCGTGTTGCCATCAGAGGTTGTGTACAATCGCCGTGTTTTTTACGCGATACTTGCCAGCGACCCGCTGTGCCGTATTACAGTCACGGTCAATTCGCCGCAGTTCTCCCGACCCGAGTGCCCATGAACGAACAGTTGCAGCCCCTCAAGAAACAACCGCGAGCAGGCAAAGCCGGCCGCAGCGGAACCCAGGACGATATCGTCTATGCGCATATCTTCGAGGCCATCCTCGAACAACGCCTGGCGCCCGGCACAAAGTTGAGCGAAGAGGCACTGGGGGAGATTTTCGGAGTCAGCCGCACCATCATCCGCCGTGCGCTGTCGCGCCTGGCCCATGAAGGGGTCGTGTTGTTGCGGCCTAATCGCGGCGCGGTCGTTGCCAGCCCGAGTGTCGAGGAGGCGCGCCAGGTGTTCATGGCCCGGCGCCTGGTAGAGCGGGCGATCACTGAGCTGGCGGTGCAGCACGCTACTGCCGAGCAGCTTGCCGAATTACGCCAGATGGTCAGCGACGAGCGCGACAGTTTTTCCCGTGGCGACCGTGGCGCCGGCATCCGTCTGTCGGGTGAGTTCCATCTCAAACTGGCCGAGGCGGCCAGGAATGCCCCGCTGATCAGCTTCCAGCGCAGCCTGGTGTCCCAGACCTCACTGATCATCGCCCAGTATGAAAGCGGCAACCGTTCCCACTGTTCCTACGACGAACACACCCAGTTGATCGATGCCATCGAAGCCCGGGACGCTACCCTGGCGGTGGACCTGATGATGCACCATATGGATCACATCGACAGCAAGCTCAACCTCGACGAGGAGGGTGCCTCGGACGACCTGCACGCGGTGTTTTCGCACCTGCTGCAGAGCAAGAAGCCTGGGCGGTCGACGGCCAAGCTCTGAGGGGGGCTGAGTCCGTCATACCGAGTTGCCTTCATCGCGAGCAGGCTCGCTCCCACAGAGATTATGTGAACGCCATAAATCCCCTGTGGGAGCGAGCCTGCTCGCGATAGCGGTCTAGCGCTGATGCACCAACCTGCCAGCCGCATAGGTCTGCGCCACCGTCCGGTCATCCCCCAGCGTCATCAACACGAACAATCTCTCGGCAATGTCCCTGGCCTGCTTCAGGCGATAGCTCAACAGCGGCGTAGCGTTGTAGTCCAACACCAGGAAATCCGCATCGGTGCCCGGCTGCAAGGTACCGATGCGATCTTCCAGGCGCAGGGCCCGGGCGCCGCCGAGGGTCGCCAGGTACAGCGATTTGAACGGGCTCAGTCGCGCGCCCTGCAACTGCATCACCTTATAGGCTTCGTTCAGGGTCTGTAGCAGCGAAAAGCTGGTGCCGCCGCCGACGTCCGTGCCCAACCCCACGTTGACCTTGTGCTTTTCCGCCATCGGCAGGTTGAACAGGCCGCTGCCCAGGAACAGGTTCGACGTGGGGCAGAACGCGATGGCCGAACCGGTTTCGGCCAGGCGTGCACATTCGTCGTCGCACAGGTGCACACCGTGGGCGAACACCGAGCGCTCGCCGAGCAACCGGTAGTGATCGTAGACGTCCAGATAGCCCTTGCGCTCGGGAAACAGCGCCTTGACCCATTGCACTTCCTGGAGGTTTTCACTGATGTGGGTCTGCATGTACAGATCCGGGTATTCCTCCAGCAACTGACCGGCCAGCGCCAACTGCTCCGGCGTGCTGGTGGGGGCGAAGCGCGGGGTCACGGCGTAATGCAGGCGGCCCTTGCCGTGCCAGCGCTCGATCAGCGCCTTGCTCTCGGTGTAGCTGGATTCGGCGGTGTCGGTCAGGTAGTCCGGGGCGTTGCGATCCATCATGACTTTACCGGCGATCATCCGCAGGTCGAGTTTCTCGGCCGCTTCAAAAAAGGCATTCACCGATTCTGGGTGCACACTGCCGAACACCAGGGCCGTGGTGGTGCCGTTGCGCAGCAGCTCCTTGATGAAAATATCGGCTACGGCTTCGGCGTGGGCCGGGTCGGCGAACTGGCGCTCACAGGGAAAGGTGTAGGTATTGAGCCAGTCCAGCAGTTGTTCGCCATAGGCGCCCACCATGCCGGTTTGTGGCAGATGGATGTGGGTGTCGATGAAGCCGGGGGTTATCAGCGCGTCCGGGTAATGGGCAATTTCGATGTCCGCCGCCAGGCTTGGCAGCAGGTCATGGGCGTGGCCGAGGGCGCTGATCTGGCCGTTTTCCACCACCAGCAGGCCGTCCTCGAAATATTCATAAGAGGCTTCGAGGCCGACTTCGGCCGGGTCGGCGAGGCTGTGGAGCAGGGCGGCGCGGTAGGCTTTGCGTGTCTTGGGCATGGGGAGTCTCAGGATTTGGCTTGGCTGCGACGCGAGGCCGGCAGCAGCTTGGCGATGGGTTCGGCGCGGGCGGTGTGCTGGCCGAAATCCGCGTTATAGGTGGCGATGATTTCGCCGGCGATGGAGATGGCGATTTCCACAGGCAATTTGCCTTTGACTTCGCCAATGCCCATCGGGCAACGCATGCGTTGCAAAGCGCCGCTGTCGAAGCCGCGATCGCGCAGGCGGTGTTCGAACTTGACCCGCTTGGTCTTCGAACCGATGAGGCCGAAGTAGGCGAAGTCGTTGCGCTTGAGGATCGCCGCGCTCAGCTCCAGATCGAGCTGATGGTTGTGGGTCATGACGATGCAGTAACTGCCGGCGGGCAGGTCATCGACTTCATCCAGCGGGTCTTCGCTGACGATTTTCTCTACGCCGTGGGGCAGTTGTTCAGGGAACTCGGCTTCCCGCGAGTCGATCCAGCGCACCCGACAAGGCAGGCTCGCCAGCAACGGCACCAGGGCCCGGCCGACATGACCGGCGCCGAACACGGCAATCTGCGCCTGCACCTGGCCCATGGGTTCGAACAGCAGCACGGTGACGCCGCCACAGCACTGGCCCAGGCTGGCGCCGAGGCTGAAGCGCTCCAGGTGCGTGCCCTGCTGGCCGCTGGCGAGCATTTGCCGGGCAATCTCCATGGCCTTGTATTCCAGGTGCCCGCCACCGATGGTGTCGAACGTCTGGCTGGCGCTGATGACCATCTTCGAACCGGCGTTGCGCGGGGTCGAGCCGAGTTCTTCGATGATCGTCACCAGCACGCAGGGCTCGCCGCGGGTTTGCAGGTCGGCGAGGGCGCTGATCCAGTTATACATATTCACCTCGACATCTCTTTTGTCTGTTGCGGCCTCATCGCGAGCAAGCTCGGCTCCCACAAGGGATCTCAGAGTTAACAAAATTCCTGTGGGAGCCGAGCTTGCTCGCGATAGCCGCGCCGCGGTCCTAAAGCGAAGCCACCTCGGCTTGAGCTACCTCAACCTCCACCGCCTTCAACCCACGCATCTGCTCACAACCCCACAACACCCGTTCCGGTGTCGCCGGCGCGTCGATTTTCGGCTGGTGCCGGTAATCCCCCAAGCTCGCCACGGCATCCTTGATCGCACACCATGCGGCGATGCCGAGCATGAATGGCGGCTCGCCCACGGCCTTGGAGTGAAACACCGTGTCTTCGGGGTTCTTGCGGTTCTCCACCAGCCGGACCCGCAGGTCCAGCGGCATGTCGGCCACGGCCGGGATCTTGTAGCTGGCCGGGCCGTTGGTCATCAGCTTGCCCTTGTCGTTCCACACCAGCTCTTCCATGGTCAGCCAGCCCATGCCCTGGATGAAGCCGCCCTCGACCTGGCCGGTGTCGATGGCCGGGTTCAGCGAGGCACCGACGTCGTGGAGGATGTCGGTGCGCAGCATCTTGTATTCGCCAGTGAGGGTGTCGACGATCACCTCGGCACACGCCGCGCCGTAGGCGTAGTAGTAGAACGGCCGACCACGGGCCTGGCTGCGGTCGTAGTAGATTTTCGGGGTCTTGTAGAACCCGGTGCTTGACAGCGAGACCTGGGCGAAATATGCCTGCTGTACCAGCGCCTCGAAGGTCAGGATGTGATCGCGGACCCGCACATGGCCGTTGTGGAATTCCACGTCTTCTTCACTGACCTTGTACTGTCGCGCGGCGAATTCCACCAGGCGCCGCTTGATGGTTTCGGCGGCATTCTGCGCGGCCTTGCCGTTCAGGTCGGCGCCGCTGGAAGCTGCGGTGGGTGAGGTGTTCGGCACCTTGTCGGTATTGGTCGCGGTGATCTGCACCCGGTCCATTTCCACCTGGAACACTTCGGCCACCACCTGCGCGACCTTGGTGTTCAGGCCCTGGCCCATTTCGGTGCCGCCATGGTTCAAGTGGATGCTGCCGTCGGTGTAGACGTGGATCAGGGCGCCGGCCTGGTTGAGGAAGCTGGCGGTGAACGAGATGCCGAACTTGACCGGTGTCAGCGCCAGGCCCTTTTTCAGGATCGGGCTATTGGCGTTGTAGCGACGGATCGCTTCGCGCCGCTCGGCGTACTGGCTGCTTTCTTCCAGCTCGGCGGTCATTTCCTCGAGCATGTTGTGCTCAACGGTCTGGTAGTAGTGGGTGACGTTGCGCTCGGTCTTGCCGTAATAGTTGGCCTTGCGCACCGCCAGCGGATCGAGCCCCAGGTGCCGGGCGATGGCGTCCATGACTTCTTCGATGGCCACCATTCCTTGCGGGCCGCCGAAGCCACGGTAAGCGGTGTTCGACGCGGTGTTGGTCTTGCAGCGGTGGCCGTTGATGGTCGCATCGCCCAAGTAGTAGGCATTGTCGGCATGGAACATCGCCCGGTCGACAATCGACGCCGACAGGTCTGGCGAGCAGCCGCAGTTGCCGGCCAGTTCCAGGGCGATGCCGTGCAGGCGCCCGTTGCTGTCGAAGCCCACGTCGTACTCGATGTAGAAAGGGTGGCGCTTGCCGGTCATCAGCATGTCTTCGACCCGGGGCAGGCGCATCTTGGTCGGCAGGCCGGTGAGGTGCGCGATCACCGCGCACAGGCAGGCCGGGCTGGCGGCCTGGGTTTCCTTGCCGCCGAAGCCGCCGCCCATGCGGCGCATGTCCACCACCACCTTGTTCATCGATACGCCCAGCACTTCGGCCACCAGTTTCTGCACTTCGGTGGGGTTCTGGGTGGAGCAGTAGACGATCATGCCGCCGTCTTCGGTGGGCATCACCGAGGAAATCTGGGTTTCCAGGTAGAAGTGCTCCTGGCCGCCGATGTGCAGCGAACCCTGGATGCGATGCTCGGCGCTCGCCAGCGCAGTGGCCGAATCACCCCGTTGGTGGGTGTGGCTGTCGAGCACGAAATGCCGTTTGCGCAGGGCTTCGACCACGTCCAGCACCGGTTCCAGGTCTTCATACTCGATGATCGCGGCCATCGCCGCCTGGCGTGCGGTTTCCAGGTCCCTTGCGGCAACGGCCAGCACCGGTTGGCCGACGAACTGCACATCGTCAATCGCCAGCAGCGGATCGCCCGGCAGCAACGGGCCGATGTCCTTGAGGCCGGGAATGTCGGCGTGGGTGATGGCGATGCGCACGCCTTCGAAGGCGTAGCATGGCGTGGTATCGATGTTCAGGATCCGGGCGTGGGCGCGGTCCGACAGTCGCGCGTACACGTGCAGTTGGTTAGGGAATTCGAGACGGTCATCGATGTACTGCGCTTCACCGGTCACATGTTTGGCGGCGCTGTCATGCTTGACGCTGCGACCGACGCCGGTGGTCAGGTCGCGGGCGAACAGCTTGGACAGTTCGGCTTGGGTCTTTTCTACGGCGTGATGGTTAGACATAAGCGGTCACCCGAGTCTCGATGTGCGGCGTTTGCAGTTCGATGAAGTATTTGCGCAGCAGGTTGCGGGCGCTGAGCAGGCGGTATTCCTTGCTGGCGCGGAAGTCCGACAGCGGCGTGAAGTCTTCGGCCAGGGCGGCGCAGGCGCGTTCGAGGGTGCTGTCGTTCCACTGCGCGCCGATCAACGCGGCTTCACAATGCGTGGCACGCTTGGGAATGGCAGCCATGCCGCCGAAGGCCACGCGGGCATCGCGGACCACGCCGTTGTCGATGCGCAGGTTGAACGCGGCACACACCGCGGAGATGTCATCGTCCAGGCGCTTGGACACCTTGTAGGCACGGAACGCCTGCTCGGCGCTGGCCCGGGGCACGATGATCTTCTCGATGAATTCGCTTTCCTGGCGGGCGGTGACCCGGTATTCGATGAAGTAGTCCTCCAGCGCCAGGGTGCGACGGACCTGGCCCTTGCACAACACGATCTGTGCGCCAAGGGCGATCAGCAGAGGCGGAGAGTCACCGATGGGCGAGGCGTTGCCGATGTTGCCGCCCAGGGTGCCCTGGTTGCGGATCTGCAGCGAGGCAAAGCGTTGCAGCAGTTCGCCGAAGTCCGGGTACTCGGCTTTCAGGGCCTCGTAGCAATCGGACAACGCGGTGGCGGCACCGATTTCCAGGCGATCGTCGAAACGCTCGATGCGCTTGAGTTCAGCGACGTTACCCACATAGATCATCACCGGCAAGGTGCGGTGGAACTGGGTGACTTCCAGGGCCAGGTCCGTGCCGCCGGCCAGCAGGCGCGCCTGGGGGTAGGCGTCGTAGAGATCGGCCAGGTCGGCCACGGTCAGCGGCACCAGGCAGCGTTTGTCGCCACAGTTGAGCTCGCCGGTTTCCTTGGGCGCGATGGCTTTGAGACGGGCGATGGTCTCGGCCTCGCGGGCGTCGAACTGGTCCGGCTGTTTGCCGCAGCAGGCCTGATCGGCGGCCGCCAGGATCGGTCGGTAGCCGGTGCAGCGACACAGATTGCCGGCCAGGGCTTCGTGGGCCTTGTGGGCATCAGGTTGATCGCTGTTCTTTTGCAGGGCAAACAGCGACATGACGAAACCCGGTGTGCAGAAGCCGCATTGCGAGCCGTGGCAATCGACCATCGCCTGCTGGACGCTGTGCAACTGGCCCTGGTGCTTGAGGTCTTCGACGCTGATCAGTTGCTTGCCGTGCAGGGACGAGACGAAGGTCAGGCAGGCGTTGAGGCTGCGATAGCGAATGCGCGAGCGGCCGCTTTCGTCCGTGTCCAATTCGCCCACCACCACGGTGCAGGCACCGCAGTCGCCGCTGGCACACCCTTCTTTGGTGCCGGATTTACCGACATGCTCGCGCAGGTAGTTGAGCACGGTCAGGTTCGGGTCCAGGGTGTGCTCGCTACGGAGTTCCTGGTTGAGTAAAAACTGGATCACGGAAGGCCTCGCAGATTCATTATTGTTGTATCGACGTAGGCTGAATTTAGCAGGTCTGACTTTTCGGTCAATATTTTTCTGACTTAAAGGTCAGGAAATTAGTTTTGTCGATTAACAACAGGTTTGGATATTGGCCCGCTGGCGATGTTTTATATCCTTCAGTTAAGCGCAAATCCCCTGTGGGAGCGGGCTTGCCCGCGAAGGCGGCGTTCCTGTCGGAGGATTTCTTGCGAACGGTCTGGCTTCTTCGCGAGCAAGCCCGCTCCCACAAGTCCCTGCCAGTAAAAATTTTGCTTGAATCGTGCCAAAAACCCGATACAGGCCCTGCGCCATGACGTATCGAGTGCGCTACACTGCGCCGCTTGTGCAGATCGAAGAGTTTGAAGGACAACCATGACGTTCAAGGCCCCGGACAGCCTCGCCGAGCAAATCGCCCATCATCTCGCCGAACGCATCATTCGCGGTGAAATGAAGCCGGGAGAGCGTATCCAGGAGCAGAAGGTCACGCTGGCGCTCAATGTCAGCCGCGGCTCGGTCCGCGAGGCCTTGTTGATCCTGGAACGACGTCACCTGATCGCGATCCTGCCGCGCCGTGGCGCCCACGTCACCGAACTTACCGAACATAATGTGCGCAGCCTCTGTACGCTGATGAGCGAGTTGTACATCCTGCTGGGCAACGCCGTGGCTCACGGTTGGCGGGATTCGGCCGACATGGCGCCGTTCCTGCAAATCCAGCAGCGCCTCAAGGAGGCCTTCGCGCGCCAGGACATCCGCATGTTCGTCGACGAAAGCTTCAGCGTGATGCGTGCGGCTTACCCCTTTGCCAACAACCCGTACTTGCAGGAAACCGTCGAGAACCTGCAACCGGCCATGAGCCGCGCCTATTTCCTCGCCCTGGAACAGCGCAAGGCCGAGATGAGCGAGTTCCTCGACCTGTTCCAGCGCCTGCTCGTCGCGGTGCTGGCCCGTGATCTGCCGCAGATCCGCATTGTGCTGACGGCCTACTGCCAGCGCAGTTGCGATCTGGTGGTTGCCGCCCTGACGAAGGCCTGAACGTGCGCCTCAAGTGCATCAAGCTGGCGGGGTTCAAGTCCTTCGTCGACCCGACCACGGTGAACTTCCCCAGTAACATGGCGGCGGTGGTCGGGCCCAACGGGTGCGGCAAGTCGAACATCATCGACGCCGTGCG belongs to Pseudomonas sp. B21-028 and includes:
- a CDS encoding GntR family transcriptional regulator, which encodes MNEQLQPLKKQPRAGKAGRSGTQDDIVYAHIFEAILEQRLAPGTKLSEEALGEIFGVSRTIIRRALSRLAHEGVVLLRPNRGAVVASPSVEEARQVFMARRLVERAITELAVQHATAEQLAELRQMVSDERDSFSRGDRGAGIRLSGEFHLKLAEAARNAPLISFQRSLVSQTSLIIAQYESGNRSHCSYDEHTQLIDAIEARDATLAVDLMMHHMDHIDSKLNLDEEGASDDLHAVFSHLLQSKKPGRSTAKL
- the guaD gene encoding guanine deaminase, whose translation is MPKTRKAYRAALLHSLADPAEVGLEASYEYFEDGLLVVENGQISALGHAHDLLPSLAADIEIAHYPDALITPGFIDTHIHLPQTGMVGAYGEQLLDWLNTYTFPCERQFADPAHAEAVADIFIKELLRNGTTTALVFGSVHPESVNAFFEAAEKLDLRMIAGKVMMDRNAPDYLTDTAESSYTESKALIERWHGKGRLHYAVTPRFAPTSTPEQLALAGQLLEEYPDLYMQTHISENLQEVQWVKALFPERKGYLDVYDHYRLLGERSVFAHGVHLCDDECARLAETGSAIAFCPTSNLFLGSGLFNLPMAEKHKVNVGLGTDVGGGTSFSLLQTLNEAYKVMQLQGARLSPFKSLYLATLGGARALRLEDRIGTLQPGTDADFLVLDYNATPLLSYRLKQARDIAERLFVLMTLGDDRTVAQTYAAGRLVHQR
- the xdhC gene encoding xanthine dehydrogenase accessory protein XdhC; the protein is MYNWISALADLQTRGEPCVLVTIIEELGSTPRNAGSKMVISASQTFDTIGGGHLEYKAMEIARQMLASGQQGTHLERFSLGASLGQCCGGVTVLLFEPMGQVQAQIAVFGAGHVGRALVPLLASLPCRVRWIDSREAEFPEQLPHGVEKIVSEDPLDEVDDLPAGSYCIVMTHNHQLDLELSAAILKRNDFAYFGLIGSKTKRVKFEHRLRDRGFDSGALQRMRCPMGIGEVKGKLPVEIAISIAGEIIATYNADFGQHTARAEPIAKLLPASRRSQAKS
- the xdhB gene encoding xanthine dehydrogenase molybdopterin binding subunit — encoded protein: MSNHHAVEKTQAELSKLFARDLTTGVGRSVKHDSAAKHVTGEAQYIDDRLEFPNQLHVYARLSDRAHARILNIDTTPCYAFEGVRIAITHADIPGLKDIGPLLPGDPLLAIDDVQFVGQPVLAVAARDLETARQAAMAAIIEYEDLEPVLDVVEALRKRHFVLDSHTHQRGDSATALASAEHRIQGSLHIGGQEHFYLETQISSVMPTEDGGMIVYCSTQNPTEVQKLVAEVLGVSMNKVVVDMRRMGGGFGGKETQAASPACLCAVIAHLTGLPTKMRLPRVEDMLMTGKRHPFYIEYDVGFDSNGRLHGIALELAGNCGCSPDLSASIVDRAMFHADNAYYLGDATINGHRCKTNTASNTAYRGFGGPQGMVAIEEVMDAIARHLGLDPLAVRKANYYGKTERNVTHYYQTVEHNMLEEMTAELEESSQYAERREAIRRYNANSPILKKGLALTPVKFGISFTASFLNQAGALIHVYTDGSIHLNHGGTEMGQGLNTKVAQVVAEVFQVEMDRVQITATNTDKVPNTSPTAASSGADLNGKAAQNAAETIKRRLVEFAARQYKVSEEDVEFHNGHVRVRDHILTFEALVQQAYFAQVSLSSTGFYKTPKIYYDRSQARGRPFYYYAYGAACAEVIVDTLTGEYKMLRTDILHDVGASLNPAIDTGQVEGGFIQGMGWLTMEELVWNDKGKLMTNGPASYKIPAVADMPLDLRVRLVENRKNPEDTVFHSKAVGEPPFMLGIAAWCAIKDAVASLGDYRHQPKIDAPATPERVLWGCEQMRGLKAVEVEVAQAEVASL
- the xdhA gene encoding xanthine dehydrogenase small subunit, with product MIQFLLNQELRSEHTLDPNLTVLNYLREHVGKSGTKEGCASGDCGACTVVVGELDTDESGRSRIRYRSLNACLTFVSSLHGKQLISVEDLKHQGQLHSVQQAMVDCHGSQCGFCTPGFVMSLFALQKNSDQPDAHKAHEALAGNLCRCTGYRPILAAADQACCGKQPDQFDAREAETIARLKAIAPKETGELNCGDKRCLVPLTVADLADLYDAYPQARLLAGGTDLALEVTQFHRTLPVMIYVGNVAELKRIERFDDRLEIGAATALSDCYEALKAEYPDFGELLQRFASLQIRNQGTLGGNIGNASPIGDSPPLLIALGAQIVLCKGQVRRTLALEDYFIEYRVTARQESEFIEKIIVPRASAEQAFRAYKVSKRLDDDISAVCAAFNLRIDNGVVRDARVAFGGMAAIPKRATHCEAALIGAQWNDSTLERACAALAEDFTPLSDFRASKEYRLLSARNLLRKYFIELQTPHIETRVTAYV
- a CDS encoding GntR family transcriptional regulator, whose amino-acid sequence is MTFKAPDSLAEQIAHHLAERIIRGEMKPGERIQEQKVTLALNVSRGSVREALLILERRHLIAILPRRGAHVTELTEHNVRSLCTLMSELYILLGNAVAHGWRDSADMAPFLQIQQRLKEAFARQDIRMFVDESFSVMRAAYPFANNPYLQETVENLQPAMSRAYFLALEQRKAEMSEFLDLFQRLLVAVLARDLPQIRIVLTAYCQRSCDLVVAALTKA